A genomic region of Mus musculus strain C57BL/6J chromosome 7, GRCm38.p6 C57BL/6J contains the following coding sequences:
- the Rps15a gene encoding 40S ribosomal protein S15a translates to MVRMNVLADALKSINNAEKRGKRQVLIRPCSKVIVRFLTVMMKHGYIGEFEIIDDHRAGKIVVNLTGRLNKCGVISPRFDVQLKDLEKWQNNLLPSRQFGFIVLTTSAGIMDHEEARRKHTGGKILGFFF, encoded by the exons ATGGTGCGAATGAATGTTCTGGCGGATGCTCTCAAGAGCATCAACAACGCTGAGAAGAGAGGCAAACGCCAGGTCCTCATCAGGCCATGTTCTAAAGTCATCGTTCGGTTCTTAACCGTGATGATGAAGCACG GATACATTGGTGAATTTGAGATCATTGATGATCACAGAGCTGGGAAGATTGTTGTGAACCTCACAGGAAGGTTGAACAAG TGTGGCGTTATAAGCCCTAGATTTGATGTTCAACTCAAAGACCTAGAGAAATGGCAGAACAACCTGCTCCCTTCACGTCAGTTTGG CTTCATTGTGCTGACAACCTCGGCTGGCATTATGGACCATGAAGAGGCAAGACGAAAACATACAGGAGGGAAAATCctgggattctttttttaa